A genomic window from Sulfurimonas paralvinellae includes:
- a CDS encoding EAL domain-containing protein: MIFLILLSLLHAEDIKKITICVDPNWKPFEWIDEKGNYAGMGHDFLEAFLKDSNLSVQLYRTKNWAESIEAIKAKKCDMLPMAGITQEREKFLNFTKPYYYAPYVIATTSDKVFIDDIRRRLDKTYGVVKDSAVFDDLKKLYPGIKLVAVESVYDGLQRVSNGELYGFINMAPTIAYNMQEHAIIDIKISAKLSTGYKLATAVRKDNTALYKIMSKLVDKLDESTKTQIEMRWLSLIKEEKVDYSLIYKILFVFAFILAGIAYRHFTLKRLNRQLEKKVEEKTQELQKLNQELEAKVIKKTKELIHQSNYDLLTGLPNRVLFLNRLEKAIENAKSHNKIFGLLFIDIDKFQSINESFGYNIGDEVLKAVSQKFLTLMSESDTLSRLSGDELTIIVENPENIDTLTQLAQHILELFKKPIIVGKENLYISVSIGISIYPRDAHTSKDILKNADAAMHRAKEKGRNNFQYYSAVLTKQASERLKIQVSLLQAIENKEFVVYYQPQIDIVQNKLLGMEALVRWKKEGEMISPAEFIPLAEESGLIVEIDRLVMDMAIAQFSQWCKAGLEPGTLSLNLAVKHLESDFFISMLRKKIKKYNFDTKRLELEVTESDLMKDTQKVIRDLHAIHALGIHIALDDFGTGYSSLSYLKKLPIDKLKIDQSFVRDIPDDEEDSAIVKAIIAMAKSLGLTTIAEGVETQSQREFLYANGCESIQGYFYSKPIPAKEMEAFMKSFNA, from the coding sequence GTGATCTTCTTGATATTATTGTCTTTATTGCATGCAGAAGATATAAAAAAAATAACGATTTGTGTCGATCCAAATTGGAAGCCTTTTGAATGGATTGATGAAAAAGGCAACTATGCTGGAATGGGACATGATTTTTTGGAAGCCTTTTTAAAAGACAGTAATTTATCTGTACAGCTTTACAGAACGAAAAATTGGGCTGAGAGCATTGAAGCTATAAAAGCAAAAAAGTGTGATATGCTGCCTATGGCAGGCATTACACAAGAGAGAGAAAAATTTTTAAACTTTACGAAACCTTATTATTATGCTCCTTATGTTATTGCGACAACCAGTGACAAGGTTTTTATAGATGATATACGAAGAAGATTGGATAAAACTTATGGTGTCGTAAAAGACTCTGCTGTATTTGATGATTTGAAAAAACTCTATCCGGGTATAAAATTAGTTGCAGTTGAGAGTGTATATGACGGTTTGCAACGTGTTTCAAATGGCGAATTATACGGTTTTATAAATATGGCACCTACAATCGCTTACAATATGCAAGAACATGCAATTATAGATATAAAAATAAGTGCGAAACTCTCTACCGGTTACAAGCTTGCTACAGCAGTGCGAAAAGACAATACGGCACTTTATAAGATAATGAGCAAATTAGTCGACAAGCTTGATGAGAGTACAAAAACACAAATTGAGATGCGGTGGCTTTCACTTATAAAAGAAGAGAAAGTGGATTACTCATTGATATATAAGATACTTTTTGTTTTCGCTTTCATACTGGCTGGAATTGCATATAGACATTTTACACTTAAACGTCTGAACCGTCAGCTTGAAAAAAAGGTAGAAGAGAAAACTCAGGAATTACAAAAACTCAATCAAGAGTTAGAAGCAAAGGTGATAAAAAAAACAAAAGAGCTTATACATCAGTCAAATTATGATCTTTTAACCGGACTGCCAAACAGAGTTTTATTTTTAAACAGACTGGAAAAAGCGATTGAAAATGCCAAGAGCCATAATAAAATATTTGGTCTGCTTTTTATTGATATTGATAAGTTTCAAAGTATTAATGAATCATTTGGTTACAATATCGGTGATGAGGTATTGAAAGCAGTCTCACAAAAATTTTTGACACTTATGAGTGAATCAGATACGCTTTCCCGTCTGAGTGGAGATGAGTTAACCATTATAGTGGAAAATCCTGAAAATATAGATACTCTCACACAGCTGGCACAGCATATTTTAGAACTCTTTAAAAAACCGATTATTGTCGGAAAAGAGAATCTTTATATCTCTGTTAGTATAGGGATCAGCATTTATCCAAGAGATGCACATACGAGTAAAGATATTCTTAAAAATGCCGATGCGGCAATGCACAGAGCAAAAGAGAAAGGAAGAAACAATTTTCAATACTATTCTGCAGTTTTAACAAAGCAGGCAAGTGAACGCTTAAAAATACAGGTGTCTCTTTTACAAGCAATTGAAAACAAAGAATTTGTCGTTTATTATCAACCGCAGATTGATATTGTGCAGAATAAACTGCTGGGGATGGAAGCATTAGTCAGATGGAAAAAAGAGGGTGAGATGATCTCGCCTGCAGAATTTATTCCTTTAGCTGAAGAGAGTGGACTTATAGTTGAAATTGACAGGCTTGTAATGGATATGGCAATAGCACAATTTAGTCAGTGGTGTAAAGCGGGATTGGAACCGGGGACACTTTCACTTAATTTAGCCGTAAAACACTTAGAGAGCGATTTTTTTATTTCAATGTTGCGTAAAAAAATTAAAAAATACAATTTTGATACAAAACGTCTGGAGCTGGAAGTCACAGAGAGTGATTTAATGAAAGACACACAAAAAGTTATTCGTGATCTACATGCTATTCATGCGCTTGGAATCCATATTGCACTTGATGATTTTGGTACAGGCTACTCTTCTCTGTCCTATCTTAAAAAACTCCCTATTGATAAACTTAAAATTGACCAGTCTTTTGTACGCGATATTCCTGATGATGAAGAGGATAGCGCCATAGTGAAAGCCATTATAGCCATGGCAAAAAGTTTAGGCCTGACAACCATAGCCGAAGGCGTGGAAACCCAGTCGCAAAGAGAATTTTTATATGCTAACGGATGTGAAAGCATACAGGGTTATTTCTACTCCAAACCGATTCCAGCTAAAGAGATGGAAGCTTTTATGAAATCTTTTAATGCTTAA
- a CDS encoding DmsC/YnfH family molybdoenzyme membrane anchor subunit — protein MQTPLESFINYKADTGMQCGNYSIDIPPLQEGEQYRFHFDAVACVGCRCCEVACNEQNNNPADIKWRRVGEMEGGDFPAFTQMLNSMSCNHCIDPECLRGCPTESYIKIAETGIVVHDDDTCIGCQYCTWNCPYGVPVFHEERNIVTKCHMCHERLDKGQSPACVQACPAGAIEIEVVNVEEWLNRDIDEQANMPFLPNARITNSTTRYTLPENLPENMKEMDEHILKPAHKELPLVFMTVLTQISLGGFLALFLGDVMSLFGFEKTNWIMALLVMLPAALGLPLSALHLGRPFLAMTAMKNIKTSWLSREALVLGIFTGLMSLNVALYWFDVSHLLRLVVEAVTLLTGIYGIYAQSMIYRIKARPSWNRITTNCKFFGVAYIGFFLTAFISSISSVQEAIIPLTTMGMLGALAQLFFSYEDIRTLDAKENAYQLQRTKRLLTENFGKIKKIRFVLLVLGGVVLPLLTLVFVSGSSMMTASIILALALLVSFISEISDRFLFYTTVVPLGMAGGFFVGKQR, from the coding sequence ATGCAAACACCTTTAGAAAGTTTTATAAACTACAAAGCTGATACCGGAATGCAGTGCGGAAACTACTCAATCGATATACCGCCGTTGCAAGAAGGTGAGCAGTATCGTTTTCATTTTGATGCTGTAGCCTGTGTAGGATGCCGCTGTTGTGAAGTTGCCTGTAATGAGCAGAACAATAACCCTGCCGATATAAAGTGGCGTCGTGTCGGTGAGATGGAAGGCGGTGATTTTCCTGCTTTTACTCAGATGCTTAATTCCATGAGTTGTAACCACTGTATAGATCCGGAGTGTTTGCGTGGTTGTCCTACTGAATCATATATTAAAATAGCCGAGACAGGCATAGTCGTTCATGATGACGACACCTGCATAGGATGCCAGTACTGTACCTGGAACTGTCCTTATGGTGTTCCTGTTTTTCATGAAGAACGTAATATTGTCACGAAGTGTCATATGTGTCATGAACGTCTCGATAAAGGTCAGAGTCCAGCATGTGTGCAGGCGTGTCCTGCCGGTGCTATTGAGATTGAAGTGGTAAATGTTGAAGAGTGGTTGAACCGTGACATAGATGAACAGGCAAATATGCCTTTTCTTCCCAATGCACGCATCACAAACTCGACAACGCGCTATACGCTGCCGGAAAATCTTCCAGAGAATATGAAAGAGATGGATGAGCATATTTTAAAACCTGCACATAAAGAGCTTCCTCTTGTCTTTATGACAGTACTCACGCAGATATCTCTTGGCGGTTTTTTAGCACTTTTCTTGGGAGATGTGATGAGCCTTTTTGGTTTTGAAAAGACAAACTGGATCATGGCACTGCTTGTTATGCTGCCTGCTGCACTTGGTTTGCCGCTTTCGGCACTTCATCTTGGACGTCCGTTCTTGGCCATGACAGCCATGAAAAATATCAAAACTTCGTGGCTCTCACGTGAGGCTTTGGTATTGGGTATCTTTACAGGGCTTATGAGTCTCAATGTCGCACTCTATTGGTTTGATGTTTCTCATCTCTTACGTTTAGTTGTCGAAGCGGTTACTTTGCTGACAGGTATCTATGGTATTTATGCGCAAAGCATGATATACCGTATAAAAGCCAGGCCGTCATGGAATAGAATAACGACGAACTGCAAGTTCTTCGGTGTGGCGTATATTGGATTTTTCCTGACTGCATTTATAAGCAGTATCTCAAGTGTACAAGAAGCGATTATTCCATTGACAACAATGGGTATGCTTGGCGCACTTGCACAGCTTTTCTTTTCATATGAAGATATACGAACGCTTGATGCAAAAGAGAATGCTTATCAATTGCAGCGTACAAAAAGACTCCTGACTGAAAATTTTGGAAAGATCAAAAAAATCCGTTTTGTTTTGTTGGTACTTGGAGGTGTTGTACTGCCGTTACTAACTCTTGTTTTTGTGAGCGGCTCTTCAATGATGACAGCTTCGATCATATTGGCTTTAGCACTGCTTGTCAGTTTTATCAGTGAAATTAGTGATAGGTTTTTATTTTACACGACAGTGGTTCCACTTGGAATGGCGGGTGGATTTTTTGTTGGAAAACAGCGTTAG
- a CDS encoding coiled-coil domain-containing protein codes for MYRAIKINEQLLDDFIELIEAHEDDVRYDYKGKENQILLKSGLVAYITSFIEKSLASNKNDFKDLIKAYIRAAFELPDNAVVINKNGNIFIKIIDETVKKQVDEKDKNTVKNRYNGVKEEELKSFYDEFFAEDENKDFFLEIAKEFVHKYFIVKKISNDEYEKNVFAYIHAITLEKLVSIYDNEDGFFLGFAGYIFRIHFKEVFSYIAELILDEIAISNRYMMDFLNYYSQDILVIKGIKYKIPHLDTENDLRWTVPSMLSIVKIYTKAKTSIETLKKEKSQYQKRVQKFYVNGISPIKNNELLMSEKAGIEIEIEHTVRSINILNDKLDITKESRQKEQLQEAILKEEEKLKQLKNHKQETLQKVVKQNGLSEYVALQKELDTLNRKLQREKKILKQNKEAYDSIKSSLVKALISKKSVL; via the coding sequence ATGTATAGAGCCATAAAAATAAACGAACAACTTTTAGATGATTTTATAGAACTGATAGAAGCTCATGAAGATGACGTGCGTTATGATTATAAAGGAAAAGAGAATCAGATTCTGCTTAAAAGTGGACTGGTTGCTTATATCACCTCTTTTATTGAAAAGAGTCTCGCATCAAATAAAAATGATTTTAAAGACCTTATCAAGGCCTATATTCGAGCTGCTTTCGAACTTCCAGACAATGCTGTTGTCATCAATAAAAACGGAAATATCTTCATAAAGATAATCGATGAAACTGTTAAAAAACAAGTTGACGAAAAAGATAAAAACACTGTAAAGAACAGATACAACGGTGTCAAAGAAGAAGAACTCAAATCTTTCTATGACGAGTTCTTCGCCGAAGATGAGAACAAAGATTTTTTCCTTGAAATCGCCAAAGAGTTCGTCCATAAATACTTCATCGTCAAGAAGATATCAAATGATGAGTATGAAAAAAATGTCTTTGCATATATTCATGCAATCACGCTTGAAAAACTTGTCTCTATCTATGATAATGAAGATGGATTTTTTCTCGGGTTTGCCGGCTATATATTCCGTATCCATTTTAAAGAGGTGTTTTCTTATATTGCAGAGCTTATACTCGATGAGATTGCTATATCCAACCGTTATATGATGGACTTCCTTAACTACTATTCACAAGACATTTTAGTCATTAAAGGAATTAAGTATAAAATTCCCCATCTTGATACAGAGAATGATCTGCGATGGACAGTTCCTTCCATGCTCAGTATCGTTAAAATATATACAAAAGCCAAGACGAGTATAGAAACACTCAAAAAAGAAAAAAGCCAGTATCAAAAACGTGTCCAGAAATTTTATGTCAACGGTATTTCTCCTATTAAAAACAATGAACTGCTAATGAGTGAAAAGGCAGGCATCGAAATTGAGATAGAGCATACTGTTCGTTCTATCAACATTTTAAACGACAAACTAGACATAACTAAAGAGAGCAGGCAAAAAGAACAATTGCAAGAAGCAATACTCAAAGAAGAAGAGAAGTTAAAACAGCTTAAAAATCATAAGCAGGAGACACTGCAAAAAGTTGTCAAACAAAATGGCCTTTCCGAGTATGTAGCCTTACAAAAAGAGCTCGATACTCTCAATAGAAAACTTCAACGTGAGAAAAAGATCCTCAAACAGAACAAAGAAGCTTACGACTCCATAAAAAGTTCTCTCGTCAAGGCACTTATTTCGAAAAAAAGCGTTCTCTAA
- a CDS encoding molybdopterin oxidoreductase family protein, translating to MIDKIKDFLGFDIKEEKYKLCDDAVFGRISDEKKPDKWIFSTCGYCGVGCGLYIGVKDGKAVYTKGNPKHFVNQGTLCPKGLSEHQMINSPHRIATPMIRKDGELQSASWEEAFGKVSSEFKRIQKEHGNKAVAVIGTGQFLTEEFYTLGKFVQLGLRTNNYDGNTTLCMASAVMGYKQSLGSDGPVGSYEDFEKADTIFLIGANIADNHPILTLHINKNKREKKKVIVIDPRASKTSQMADVYIPVKPRTDLALFNGLAYIILEQGWENEGYIAANTTGIKELRKHLQNYPPQEVANITGIDVKTLYELAREFVSQERVLSAWTMGVNQSFMGTDTVSSIINLHLLTGHIGREGTGPFSITGQCNAMGTRETGFTSSLPGYRNFGDEKALKEYASIVNVPEEIIPRERGYKYAEIIDAIDRGEIKALWITATNPLVSFVNQKKLRKILAKLDLLVAQDAFLGDTAQIADVIFAAATWGEKEGVYTNSERRCNKANKAVEPYGESKSDFDIILEFSKYFEGVNEMFFPNWHEPRDAFEEWRKVSKGQLCDYSGITYELLEEHGGIQWPCNEQFPLGSKRLYTEDIPFRTVDKKAKLLSLEWHPMLEPVSPEFPVILNTGRTVEQWHTRTKTRSIEILDNLAPEAWVDVNPSDAKKLQVKSGDRMSLSSPRGRVDNVIVRVTGSVRQGTVFVPFHFNEQLVNTLTQDSFCPKSGEPNFKQTAIQLHSEAVPEGLHLEEQEISGAIAHHKVIFEGVSHKEKEKEAVSV from the coding sequence ATGATTGATAAGATAAAAGATTTTTTGGGATTTGATATAAAAGAGGAGAAATACAAGCTCTGTGATGATGCAGTTTTTGGAAGAATCTCAGATGAGAAAAAGCCTGACAAGTGGATCTTTTCAACCTGTGGTTACTGCGGTGTTGGTTGTGGTCTTTACATTGGTGTCAAAGACGGCAAAGCAGTCTATACCAAAGGAAATCCAAAACACTTTGTCAATCAGGGAACACTCTGTCCAAAAGGGTTGTCAGAACATCAGATGATAAACTCTCCACACAGAATCGCAACACCTATGATACGAAAAGACGGTGAGCTGCAGAGTGCTTCATGGGAAGAGGCTTTTGGCAAAGTAAGTTCAGAGTTTAAAAGAATTCAAAAAGAACATGGTAACAAAGCTGTCGCTGTCATTGGAACCGGGCAGTTCTTGACAGAAGAGTTCTACACCCTTGGGAAATTTGTGCAACTTGGTCTGCGTACGAATAATTATGACGGTAATACAACGCTCTGTATGGCTTCTGCAGTCATGGGTTATAAGCAGTCGCTTGGTTCAGATGGTCCGGTGGGAAGTTATGAAGATTTTGAAAAAGCGGATACCATCTTTTTAATCGGTGCCAATATTGCAGATAACCATCCGATACTCACGTTGCATATCAATAAAAATAAACGTGAGAAGAAAAAGGTCATTGTTATTGATCCGCGTGCGAGTAAAACTTCACAAATGGCAGATGTCTATATTCCGGTCAAGCCACGAACGGACTTGGCACTTTTTAATGGACTAGCATATATTATTCTGGAGCAGGGTTGGGAGAATGAAGGCTACATTGCTGCCAACACTACGGGTATCAAAGAGCTAAGAAAGCATCTGCAAAACTATCCGCCGCAAGAGGTGGCAAATATCACAGGTATTGATGTTAAAACGCTCTATGAACTTGCCCGTGAATTTGTTTCACAGGAGAGAGTCCTCTCTGCATGGACAATGGGGGTAAATCAATCGTTTATGGGAACAGACACAGTCAGTTCTATAATCAATCTGCATCTGCTAACCGGTCACATCGGGCGTGAGGGAACAGGTCCTTTTTCAATTACAGGTCAATGTAATGCTATGGGTACGCGTGAGACAGGATTCACATCGTCTCTACCGGGTTACAGAAACTTTGGTGATGAAAAAGCACTTAAAGAGTATGCGAGTATCGTGAATGTACCTGAAGAGATCATTCCGCGTGAGCGTGGCTATAAATATGCCGAGATCATAGACGCAATAGATCGAGGCGAGATAAAAGCACTTTGGATAACGGCAACAAATCCGCTCGTGAGCTTTGTCAATCAGAAAAAGCTGCGAAAAATATTGGCAAAACTTGACCTGCTCGTTGCTCAAGATGCTTTTTTAGGCGATACAGCTCAGATCGCGGATGTTATCTTTGCGGCAGCTACTTGGGGAGAAAAAGAGGGTGTCTATACGAACTCGGAACGCCGTTGCAACAAAGCGAACAAAGCAGTGGAACCTTACGGCGAAAGTAAAAGTGACTTTGATATTATTTTAGAATTTTCAAAATATTTTGAAGGCGTCAATGAGATGTTTTTTCCAAACTGGCATGAGCCGAGAGATGCTTTTGAAGAGTGGAGGAAGGTAAGTAAAGGACAGTTGTGTGATTACAGTGGCATCACATATGAGTTGCTTGAAGAACATGGCGGTATACAGTGGCCATGTAATGAACAGTTTCCACTTGGCTCAAAACGTCTTTATACAGAAGATATTCCTTTTAGAACAGTTGATAAAAAAGCAAAACTGCTTTCGTTGGAGTGGCATCCGATGCTGGAGCCTGTGAGTCCTGAGTTTCCTGTGATTTTAAATACGGGTAGAACAGTGGAACAGTGGCACACACGCACAAAAACACGCAGTATTGAAATACTTGACAATCTCGCTCCCGAAGCATGGGTTGATGTCAATCCAAGTGATGCAAAAAAACTGCAGGTAAAATCAGGTGATAGAATGAGCCTCTCTTCGCCTCGAGGCAGGGTTGATAATGTGATTGTTAGAGTGACTGGCAGTGTTCGTCAAGGTACAGTATTTGTACCGTTTCATTTCAATGAACAGCTTGTAAATACTCTCACGCAAGATAGTTTTTGTCCAAAATCAGGTGAGCCTAACTTTAAGCAAACGGCAATTCAGCTGCATTCAGAGGCCGTTCCTGAAGGTTTGCATCTTGAAGAGCAGGAAATCAGTGGTGCGATTGCACATCATAAGGTTATTTTTGAAGGTGTATCTCATAAAGAAAAAGAGAAAGAGGCAGTTTCTGTTTAA
- a CDS encoding ferredoxin--nitrite reductase, whose product MEALQKAFDARNKKLNKIEKVKALKSPKEAIEKLEEYAREGFASIPEEDKLYFLKCFGIYYRPATPEKFMLKLRIPGGYMNAEQAKVIGECAEEFGQDYIDLTTRAQCELRYLRIEDLPTIIKRLEDVGINAYQTGVDNIRGIMADPFDERAFDNVLPSHHILLKMQEMFLNNPEWISVLPRKFNTAITGNIANRCNVFCHDASFVLAQKEGVYGYNMYLGGKVGVVGKPADIFLKNEEEVLAAFNAIIDIFKCFGFRDNRNKNRLHFLIEAVGMTEIAAAIRENAGIDFAGAGMTMTQMDYFEPDQGRVQLCDGSFGVHVVVPSGVFKGSSMKEAARLSQTYGDSELRLDMEQSLYIMGIKDVDALLRESYFEEYKSLHSPYFNHLIACAGTAHCPFGVIENKNDAIEMATYLDEKVALESGRIRLYWSACVKGCGIHGLGDIGFEGCKAKVKGINGSGVNIYLGGKIAGNGALEGHTVLKEAPLEYAKYYVESLAVEYKRLRLENESFEVFTDRILRNFTSAKIGFVMMLLAYFRAKNIDVDFGFETKVLTGKNEEFEVFELGRRLYYHFAKKEAYTSYERFTNVIKSEKLENIRKLSPGIDENIAQMLELILHSDEKRRAVVFSELIPFIMLYEK is encoded by the coding sequence ATGGAAGCACTACAAAAAGCCTTTGATGCACGCAATAAAAAACTGAATAAAATTGAGAAAGTAAAAGCATTAAAATCTCCAAAAGAAGCTATTGAAAAACTCGAAGAGTATGCGAGAGAGGGATTCGCTTCTATACCCGAAGAAGATAAATTATACTTTTTAAAATGTTTCGGTATCTATTATCGTCCTGCAACACCTGAAAAGTTTATGCTGAAACTCCGCATTCCAGGCGGTTATATGAACGCGGAGCAGGCAAAAGTCATTGGTGAATGTGCTGAGGAATTTGGGCAGGATTACATTGACCTGACAACACGGGCACAGTGCGAGCTTCGTTATCTTCGTATTGAAGATCTGCCTACTATCATTAAACGTTTGGAAGATGTCGGTATCAATGCTTATCAGACAGGGGTGGACAACATTCGTGGAATTATGGCTGATCCTTTTGATGAAAGAGCTTTTGATAATGTTCTGCCGTCACATCATATTCTTCTAAAGATGCAGGAGATGTTTTTAAATAACCCTGAATGGATCTCTGTTCTGCCAAGAAAGTTCAATACCGCCATAACCGGAAATATTGCCAACCGATGTAATGTTTTTTGTCATGATGCCTCTTTTGTATTGGCTCAAAAAGAGGGTGTATATGGTTACAATATGTACCTTGGCGGAAAAGTCGGTGTGGTCGGAAAACCTGCTGATATCTTTTTGAAAAATGAAGAAGAAGTGCTCGCAGCATTTAACGCTATCATTGATATCTTCAAGTGTTTTGGTTTTCGAGACAACCGAAACAAAAATAGACTGCATTTTTTAATAGAAGCTGTAGGGATGACGGAGATAGCAGCAGCTATCCGTGAAAATGCCGGTATTGATTTTGCAGGAGCAGGTATGACTATGACGCAGATGGATTATTTCGAGCCCGATCAGGGACGAGTTCAGTTGTGTGATGGTAGTTTTGGTGTGCATGTGGTTGTGCCATCTGGTGTTTTTAAAGGTTCATCAATGAAAGAGGCTGCCCGACTCTCGCAAACGTATGGAGATAGTGAGCTTCGTTTGGATATGGAACAGAGTTTGTACATTATGGGTATCAAAGATGTCGATGCGCTTCTGCGTGAGAGCTATTTTGAAGAGTATAAAAGTCTGCACTCTCCCTACTTTAACCATTTGATCGCTTGTGCAGGAACGGCGCACTGTCCGTTTGGCGTGATAGAGAATAAAAATGATGCTATTGAGATGGCAACTTATCTTGATGAAAAAGTAGCGCTAGAATCAGGCCGCATCAGGCTTTATTGGTCTGCTTGTGTGAAAGGGTGTGGAATTCATGGTCTTGGTGATATTGGCTTTGAAGGGTGTAAAGCCAAGGTTAAGGGTATTAACGGCAGTGGTGTCAATATCTATCTTGGTGGCAAGATAGCCGGAAACGGTGCATTGGAAGGCCATACGGTCTTAAAGGAGGCTCCGCTTGAATATGCAAAGTATTATGTAGAGTCACTTGCTGTTGAATATAAACGATTACGCTTGGAAAATGAAAGCTTTGAAGTATTTACGGACAGGATACTTCGAAATTTCACTAGTGCAAAAATTGGTTTTGTGATGATGCTTCTGGCTTATTTTAGAGCTAAAAATATCGATGTGGATTTTGGATTTGAGACAAAAGTCTTAACAGGAAAGAATGAAGAGTTCGAGGTATTTGAACTTGGCCGCAGACTCTACTACCATTTTGCAAAAAAAGAGGCATATACTTCGTATGAGCGTTTTACAAATGTCATAAAAAGTGAAAAACTTGAAAATATCAGAAAACTCTCGCCTGGTATTGATGAAAATATTGCACAGATGCTGGAGCTGATTTTGCATAGTGATGAAAAACGAAGAGCAGTTGTTTTTTCAGAGTTGATTCCATTTATAATGCTGTATGAAAAATAA
- a CDS encoding GGDEF domain-containing protein, whose amino-acid sequence MIESEWFQYLTISLAVLLLVSLYFNFKFAKIIKKHHVNQNILIKNAYFNPVTELPNRMNVELVIGEQIDRALRHNQEFLLTAIKITNYHDVKVRSQKLADEFMLEASNRVLDSVRDEDIVSQISDDGFLIVFNEYLQEENYGIIANRIKKAFEDEPHINTKYHIEFNIALGNTKYPNDGTDAALLIDRAVHNALK is encoded by the coding sequence ATGATTGAAAGTGAATGGTTTCAATATTTAACGATCTCACTGGCTGTTTTACTGTTGGTAAGTCTCTATTTTAATTTTAAATTTGCGAAAATTATCAAAAAACATCATGTAAATCAAAACATTTTGATAAAGAATGCCTATTTTAATCCAGTGACTGAACTGCCTAACCGTATGAATGTAGAGCTTGTCATTGGTGAGCAGATTGACAGAGCATTAAGGCATAATCAGGAGTTTTTACTGACAGCTATTAAAATCACAAACTATCATGATGTAAAAGTGCGCTCTCAAAAACTTGCAGATGAATTTATGCTTGAAGCAAGTAATAGAGTGCTCGATTCTGTACGTGATGAAGATATCGTCTCACAAATTTCCGATGATGGTTTTCTTATTGTCTTCAATGAATATCTGCAAGAAGAGAATTACGGGATTATCGCCAATAGGATAAAAAAAGCCTTTGAAGATGAGCCTCATATCAATACAAAATATCACATCGAATTTAATATTGCACTTGGCAATACTAAATATCCGAATGACGGGACAGATGCAGCTCTGTTGATAGACAGAGCAGTACACAACGCATTAAAGTAA
- the pyrH gene encoding UMP kinase has product MANKRVLVKFSGEALAGEAGHGIDTQILKYIAQEIKSLVDAGIEVGIVIGGGNIIRGVTAAQDGIIKRTSGDYMGMLATVINGVAMQEACEYAGLQVRMQTAIKMEQIAEPYINRKATRHLEKGRVVIFAAGTGNPFFTTDTAATLRAVEIGAEVIIKATKVDGVYDKDPAKYSDAKKLDELTYDQALQDHIKVMDDTSIALAKDNSLPIIVCDMSIQGNLLDILNGNMQNCSIVK; this is encoded by the coding sequence ATGGCTAACAAACGTGTTTTGGTTAAGTTTTCAGGTGAAGCTCTCGCTGGTGAGGCTGGTCATGGGATTGACACGCAAATATTAAAGTATATAGCGCAGGAGATTAAATCTCTTGTAGATGCCGGTATCGAAGTTGGTATCGTCATCGGGGGTGGGAATATTATTCGCGGTGTCACTGCAGCACAAGATGGAATTATTAAACGTACATCGGGTGATTACATGGGTATGCTAGCAACGGTTATAAACGGCGTTGCAATGCAGGAAGCATGTGAATATGCAGGACTTCAGGTCCGTATGCAGACAGCCATTAAAATGGAACAAATCGCAGAGCCATACATTAACCGTAAAGCTACACGCCACTTGGAAAAAGGACGTGTCGTCATTTTTGCAGCAGGAACAGGAAATCCATTTTTCACGACAGATACAGCGGCGACACTGCGTGCAGTTGAGATTGGTGCTGAAGTCATCATCAAAGCTACGAAAGTAGATGGTGTATATGATAAAGATCCTGCAAAATACAGTGATGCAAAAAAACTAGATGAACTGACATATGATCAGGCACTTCAAGATCATATAAAAGTAATGGATGACACTTCCATTGCGCTTGCAAAAGATAACAGTCTTCCTATTATCGTTTGTGATATGTCTATACAAGGAAATCTGTTAGATATTTTAAATGGCAATATGCAAAATTGCTCAATAGTTAAATAA
- a CDS encoding DNA-directed RNA polymerase subunit omega, with amino-acid sequence MKVEELTAKVLAQNPNMDRYQLAIAVAKRCDELENGATSKLNVNTSHIKSADLALMEIAEGLIVVKGFTKKAE; translated from the coding sequence ATGAAAGTCGAAGAATTAACAGCTAAGGTTTTAGCACAAAATCCAAATATGGACCGTTATCAATTAGCGATAGCAGTTGCTAAAAGATGTGATGAATTAGAGAATGGTGCAACTAGTAAACTTAATGTAAATACAAGTCATATTAAGTCTGCTGACCTTGCGTTGATGGAAATCGCTGAAGGCCTCATCGTCGTTAAAGGCTTTACTAAAAAAGCAGAGTAG